A window from Amblyomma americanum isolate KBUSLIRL-KWMA chromosome 7, ASM5285725v1, whole genome shotgun sequence encodes these proteins:
- the LOC144098684 gene encoding uncharacterized protein LOC144098684, whose amino-acid sequence MFADAEVAPLDASAAYQPHHQPSTSAGAAYERCYTSAAAAVLMHRPSYADVAATAPFYPLDDLAPPCSVLSEHQRRTPSYSVYDRSYVDAPPSSFLYNAAAATYDCAFGGCPDCLDAGYSSATPTGGRSPAEGDEDATSTALVAASSSTLARRSSSGSSARKRALSQAELERRRSLANHQERRRMHRLNSALDRLRSAIPPRLQNGSRRLSKIKTLKMAINYIVELQTVLGPTGLSGGGGVLTARSWN is encoded by the coding sequence ATGTTCGCCGACGCTGAAGTCGCGCCTCTGGATGCATCCGCAGCTTACCAGCCTCACCACCAGCCGTCCACCTCTGCTGGGGCCGCATACGAGCGCTGCTACacgtcggcggcagcggcagtgctGATGCACCGGCCGTCGTATGCCGACGTCGCCGCAACGGCCCCCTTTTATCCTCTCGACGACCTGGCACCGCCCTGCTCTGTCCTCTCGGAACACCAGCGTCGCACGCCTTCGTACTCCGTCTACGACCGGAGCTACGTCGACGCACCGCCTTCGTCGTTCCTCTACAACGCCGCTGCAGCGACCTACGACTGCGCCTTTGGCGGCTGCCCCGACTGCTTGGACGCCGGCTACTCTTCGGCGACTCCCACCGGCGGCCGGTCTCCAGCGGAGGGGGACGAGGACGCGACCTCCACCGCTCTCGTCGCCGCCTCGTCGTCAACGCTGGCGCGACGCTCGTCCAGCGGCAGCAGCGCCCGCAAGCGGGCCCTGTCCCAGGCTGAACTGGAGCGGCGCAGGTCTCTGGCGAACCACCAGGAACGGCGTCGCATGCACCGGCTCAACTCGGCCCTGGACCGACTGCGCAGCGCCATACCGCCGCGCCTGCAAAACGGCAGTCGCCGCCTGTCCAAGATCAAGACGCTCAAGATGGCCATCAACTACATCGTAGAGCTACAGACCGTGCTGGGGCCCACGGGCCTCTCCGGCGGGGGCGGCGTCCTCACAGCTCGCTCCTGGAACTGA
- the Jwa gene encoding PRA1 family protein Jwa isoform X2 produces the protein MANEVEVAPLRSLDDFLLESARFQFPNVKDLDKWGNRVNNNLLYYQSNYFVLAILVFLGVGILHPSKMLCGMLAVAVAFGLFYYITNSKSAATQFKRDHPVISVLIILSGGYFIVHFFGSVVVFLFGILMPIMLVFLHASMRLRNIKNKLTNKIETIGLKTTPMGLFLDALGQEQVAGSYED, from the exons ATGGCGAACGAAGTCGAGGTTGCTCCTCTTCGGAGTTTAGATGATTTCCTTCTCGAATCTGCCCGCTTTCAGTTTCCCAACGTCAAGGATTTGGACAAATGGGGAAACAGGGTCAACAACAATCTGCTGTACTACCAGTCCAACTACTTTGTCCTCGCCATCCTAGTCTTTCTCGGCGTCGG AATTTTGCACCCTTCCAAAATGCTCTGCGGGATGCTTGCTGTGGCCGTAGCGTTCGGCTTGTTCTATTACATCACCAACTCCAAGAGCGCTGCTACGCAGTTCAAGAGAGATCACCCGGTGATCAGCGTCCTGATCATTTTGTCGG GCGGCTACTTCATTGTCCACTTTTTCGGATCTGTGGTGGTGTTCTTGTTTGGCATCCTCATGCCCATTATGT TGGTGTTCCTCCATGCATCAATGAGGCTGCGCAACATCAAGAATAAACTGACAAACAAGATTGAGACAATTGGGCTGAAGACAACACCAATGGGACTCTTTCTCGACGCTTTGGGACAGGAGCAGGTGGCTGGATC
- the LOC144097001 gene encoding uncharacterized protein LOC144097001 yields MKPATEDDTSSRGLQAMFTARSCGTSAQQRQNPLAGPRLDQVLEQLQREQKRDGRRVLVGFVVMALSIAFVILVVVARVLMDEAPENRRPPMPPAHARRADRYELPDNDSDVDAESRLIKTLLSNHTALR; encoded by the exons ATGAAACCAGCAACGGAGGATGACACCAGCAGCAGGGGCCTGCAGGCTATGTTCACGGCCAGATCCTGCGGCACTTCGGCGCAGCAGCGCCAAAATCCTTTGGCTGGCCCCAGACTGGATCAG GTCCTGGAGCAGCTGCAGCGAGAACAGAAGCGAGACGGCCGCCGCGTGCTTGTGGGCTTCGTCGTGATGGCGCTGTCCATCGCCTTTGTCATCCTGGTGGTGGTGGCTCGTGTGCTGATGGATGAGGCGCCGGAGAACCGCCGGCCGCCCATGCCCCCCGCCCATGCTCGTCGAGCCGACCGATACGAGCTGCCCGACAACGACTCGGACGTCGACGCCGAGTCGCGCCTCATCAAAACCCTGCTCTCCAACCACACCGCCTTGCGGTGA